Proteins co-encoded in one Oncorhynchus kisutch isolate 150728-3 linkage group LG1, Okis_V2, whole genome shotgun sequence genomic window:
- the LOC116375849 gene encoding uncharacterized threonine-rich GPI-anchored glycoprotein PJ4664.02-like yields MYREITSPPEVTNKKLSSTETNPQTTTGQTKNTEFSTTEERPPKTFTISTSTTNLITSTLTNESNMSRMTTSLQHTSKDLSEEMTERRVQVTHSTSTGYLLSTTMPTTSDVTQSKVSLNSQEFFFTSKNIELGQDIITPKSTQSTSVPDSMEFQTTKHMSSTNNILSTSVMSQSTLKIYSIQRTAKEHGSTSHPSKERTTVVSTTSFTTTNSTKTMESVTSSSTTHITSYPVITGQDVTVNQTQSTTITTPMESQTTEYNSPTTNILSTLGMSQSTLEMSSPEMATGEHRSTRTSQSSMESTAVVSTAEENLSTPFPTANSTKTMASVTSSSTTDITFQPLITTENRTATQTQNTPIPTSMESQRTQHTSPTNNRLSTSSMSQSTLEISSTEMTSENIGSTSTRQTSMEITDMVSTPESSVSTPLTTTNSPTTTESLPTPSTTHITSYPVITGQDITVNQTQSTSIPTSMESQTSEDTSPTTNKLSSSGMSQSTSEMSSIEMSTKEHGSTSHPSMDGTAVVSTAEYHISTPFTTKNSPETTESLKSPSTPHITSYPVITGQDVTVNQTQSTTITTPMESQTTEYNSPTTNNLSTSGMSQSTLEMSSAEMATGEHRSTRTSQSSMESTAVVSTAEENLSTPFPTANSTKTMASVTSSSTTDITFQPLITTENRTATQTQNTPIPTSMESQRTQHTSPTNNRLSTSSMSQSTLEISSTEMTSENIGSTSTRQTSMEITDMVSTPESSVSTPFTTTNSPTTTESLQTPSTTHITSYPVITGQDITVNQTQSTSIPTSMESQTSEDTSPTTNKWSSSGMSQSTSEMSSIEMSTKEHGSTSHPSMDGTAVVTTAEFHISTPFTTTNSPKTTESLKSPSTPHITSYPVITGQDVTVNQTQSTTITTPMESQTTEYNSPTTNNLSTSGMSQSTLEMSSAEMATGEHRSTKTSQSSMESTAVVSTAEENLSTPFTTTNSTKTMESVTSSSTTDITFQPLITTENRTATQTQNTPIPTSMESQRTQHTSPTNNRLSTSSMSQSTLEISSTEMTSENIGSTSTRQTSMEITDMVSTPESSVSTPFTTTNSPTTTESLQTPSTTHITSYPVITGQDITVNQTQSTSIPTSMESQTSEDTSPTTNKLSSSGMSQSTSEMSSIEMSTKEHGSTSHPSMDGTAVVSTAEYHISTPFTTTNSPKTTESLKSPSTPHITSYPVITGQDVTVNQTQSTTITTPMESQTTEYNSPTTNNLSTSGMSQSTLEMSSAEMATGEHRSTRTSQSSMESTAVVSTAEENLSTPFTTTNSTKTMESVTSSSTTDITFQPLITTENRTATQTQNTPIPTSMESQRTQHTSPTNNRLSTSSMSQSTLEISSTEMTSENIGSTSTRQTSMEITDMVSTPESSVSTPLTTTNSPTTTESLPTPSTTHITSYPVITGQDITVNQTQSTSIPTSMESQTSEDTSPTTNKLSSSGMSQSTSEMSSIEMSTKEHGSTSHPSMDGTAVVSTAEYHISTPFTTTNSPKTTESLKSPSTPHITSYPVITGQDVTVNQTQSTTITTPMESQTTEYNSPTTNNLSTSGMSQSTLEMSSAEMATGEHRSTRTSQSSMESTAVVSTAEENLSTPFTTTNSTKTMESVTSSSTTDITFQPLITTENRTATQTQNTPIPTSMESQRTQHTSPTNNRLSTSSMSQSTLEISSTEMTSENIGSTSTRQTSMEITDMVSTPESSVSTPFTTTNSPTTTESLQTPSTTHITSYPVFTGQDITVNQTQSTSIPTSMESQTSEDTSPTTNKLSSSGMSQSTSEMSSIEMSTKEHGSTSHPSMDGKAVVSTAEYHISTPFTTTNSPKTTESLKSPSTPHITSYPVITGQDVTVNQTQSTTITTPMESQTTEYNSPTTNNLSTSGMSQSTLEMSSAEMATGEHRSTRTSQSSMESTAVVSTAEENLSTPFTTTNSTKTMESVTSSSTTDITFQPLITTENRTATQTQNTPIPTSMESQRTQHTSPTNNRLSTSSMSQSTLEISSTEMTSENFGSTSTRQTSMEITDMVSTPESSVSTPLTTTNSPTTTESLPTPSTTHITSYPVITGQDITVNQTQSTSIPTSMESQTSEDTSPTTNKLSSSGMSQSTSEMSSIEMSTKEHGSTSHPSMDGTAVVTTAEFHISTPFTTTNSPKTTESLKSPSTPHITSYPVITGQDVTVNQTQSTTITTPMESQTTEYNSPTTNNLSTSGMSQSTLEMSSAEMATGEHRSTRTSQSSMESTAVVSTAEENLSTPFTTTNSTKTMESVTSSSTTDITFQPLITTENRTATQTQNTPIPTSMESQRTQHTSPTNNRLSTSSMSQSTLEISSTEMTSENIGSTSTRQTSMEITIWSQPQKVVCRHH; encoded by the coding sequence AGATAACATCCCCACCTGAAGTTACAAATAAAAAGCTGAGTTCCACAGAAACAAATCCACAAACCACAACTGGACAGACAAAGAACACTGAGTTTTCCACAACAGAGGAGCGGCCACCAAAAACATTTACAATTTCAACCTCCACAACAAACCTTATCACCTCCACATTAACCAATGAATCAAACATGTCTAGAATGACCACGAGTCTTCAACACACTTCAAAAGATCTAAGTGAAGAAATGACAGAAAGGAGAGTCCAAGTCACACACTCCACATCTACTGGATACCTCTTGTCAACAACAATGCCAACTACAAGCGACGTGACACAATCAAAGGTTTCATTGAACAGCCAagaatttttttttacatcaaaaaACATTGAACTTGGTCAGGATATCATAACTCCAAAATCAACACAAAGCACTTCAGTCCCTGACTCGATGGAGTTTCAAACAACTAAACACATGAGTTCAACCAACAACATATTGTCAACATCAGTTATGTCACAATCCACTTTGAAAATATATTCAATTCAGAGGACTGCAAAAGAACATGGTTCCACAAGCCATCCTTCAAAAGAAAGAACAACTGTGGTCTCAACGACATCATTCACAACTACAAATTCTACAAAGACAATGGAATCAGTGACGTCCTCCTCCACTACACATATAACATCCTACCCTGTTATTACAGGACAAGACGTAACTGTAAATCAAACCCAAAGCACAACCATCACAACCCCAATGGAGTCGCAAACAACTGAGTACAACAGTCCAACCACCAACATATTGTCAACATTGGGTATGTCACAATCCACTTTGGAAATGTCTTCACCTGAAATGGCTACTGGAGAACACAGGTCAACAAGAACAAGCCAATCGTCAATGGAAAGTACAGCTGTGGTCTCAACTGCAGAAGAAAATCTTTCCACACCATTCCCAACTGCAAATTCCACAAAGACAATGGCATCAGTGACGTCCTCCTCCACTACAGACATAACCTTCCAACCTCTTATTACAACAGAAAACAGAACTGCAACGCAAACCCAAAACACACCAATCCCCACCTCAATGGAGTCTCAAAGGACTCAACATACGAGTCCAACCAACAATAGATTGTCAACATCAAGTATGTCACAATCAACTTTGGAAATATCTTCAACAGAGATGACAAGTGAAAACATTGGGTCCACAAGTACAAGGCAAACTTCAATGGAAATTACAGATATGGTCTCAACCCCAGAAAGTAGTGTGTCGACACCATTAACAACTACAAACTCTCCGACAACAACTGAATCATTGCCAACCCCCTCCACTACACATATAACATCCTACCCTGTTATTACAGGACAAGACATAACTGTAAATCAAACCCAAAGCACATCAATCCCTACCTCAATGGAGTCTCAAACATCTGAAGACACCAGTCCAACCACCAACAAATTGTCATCTTCAGGAATGTCACAATCCACTTCGGAGATGTCTTCAATTGAGATGTCTACTAAAGAACATGGTTCCACAAGCCATCCTTCAATGGATGGTACAGCTGTGGTCTCAACTGCAGAATATCATATTTCTACACCATTCACAACTAAAAACTCCCCCGAGACAACTGAATCATTGAAGTCACCCTCCACTCCACATATAACATCCTACCCTGTTATTACAGGACAAGACGTAACTGTAAATCAAACCCAAAGCACAACCATCACAACCCCAATGGAGTCGCAAACAACTGAGTACAACAGTCCAACCACCAACAACTTGTCAACATCGGGTATGTCACAATCCACTTTGGAAATGTCTTCAGCTGAAATGGCTACTGGAGAACACAGGTCAACAAGAACAAGCCAATCGTCAATGGAAAGTACAGCTGTGGTCTCAACTGCAGAAGAAAATCTTTCCACACCATTCCCAACTGCAAATTCCACAAAGACAATGGCATCAGTGACGTCCTCCTCCACTACAGACATAACCTTCCAACCTCTTATTACAACAGAAAACAGAACTGCAACGCAAACCCAAAACACACCAATCCCCACCTCAATGGAGTCTCAAAGGACTCAACATACGAGTCCAACCAACAATAGATTGTCAACATCAAGTATGTCACAATCAACTTTGGAAATATCTTCAACAGAGATGACAAGTGAAAACATTGGGTCCACAAGTACAAGGCAAACTTCAATGGAAATTACAGATATGGTCTCAACCCCAGAAAGTAGTGTGTCGACACCATTCACAACTACAAACTCTCCGACAACAACTGAATCATTGCAGACCCCCTCCACTACACATATAACATCCTACCCTGTTATTACAGGACAAGACATAACTGTAAATCAAACCCAAAGCACATCAATCCCTACCTCAATGGAGTCTCAAACATCTGAAGACACCAGTCCAACCACCAACAAATGGTCATCTTCAGGAATGTCACAATCCACTTCGGAGATGTCTTCAATTGAGATGTCTACTAAAGAACATGGTTCCACAAGCCATCCTTCAATGGATGGTACAGCTGTGGTCACAACTGCAGAATTTCATATTTCTACACCATTCACAACTACAAACTCCCCCAAGACAACTGAATCATTGAAGTCACCCTCCACTCCACATATAACATCCTACCCTGTTATTACAGGACAAGACGTAACTGTAAATCAAACCCAAAGCACAACCATCACAACCCCAATGGAGTCACAAACAACTGAGTACAACAGTCCAACCACCAACAACTTGTCAACATCGGGTATGTCACAATCCACTTTGGAAATGTCTTCAGCTGAAATGGCTACTGGAGAACACAGGTCAACAAAAACAAGCCAATCGTCAATGGAAAGTACAGCTGTGGTCTCAACTGCAGAAGAAAATCTTTCCACACCATTCACAACTACAAATTCCACAAAGACAATGGAATCAGTGACGTCCTCCTCCACTACAGACATAACCTTCCAACCTCTTatcacaacagaaaacagaactGCAACGCAAACCCAAAACACACCAATCCCCACCTCAATGGAGTCTCAAAGGACTCAACATACGAGTCCAACCAACAATAGATTGTCAACATCAAGTATGTCACAATCAACTTTGGAAATATCTTCAACAGAGATGACAAGTGAAAACATTGGGTCCACAAGTACAAGGCAAACTTCAATGGAAATTACAGATATGGTCTCAACCCCAGAAAGTAGTGTGTCGACACCATTCACAACTACAAACTCTCCGACAACAACTGAATCATTGCAGACCCCCTCCACTACACATATAACATCCTACCCTGTTATTACAGGACAAGACATAACTGTAAATCAAACCCAAAGCACATCAATCCCTACCTCAATGGAGTCTCAAACATCTGAAGACACCAGTCCAACCACCAACAAATTGTCATCTTCAGGAATGTCACAATCCACTTCAGAGATGTCTTCAATTGAGATGTCTACTAAAGAACATGGTTCCACAAGCCATCCTTCAATGGATGGTACAGCTGTGGTCTCAACTGCAGAATATCATATTTCTACACCATTCACAACTACAAACTCCCCCAAGACAACTGAATCATTGAAGTCACCCTCCACTCCACATATAACATCCTACCCTGTTATTACAGGACAAGACGTAACTGTAAATCAAACCCAAAGCACAACCATCACAACCCCAATGGAGTCACAAACAACTGAGTACAACAGTCCAACCACCAACAACTTGTCAACATCGGGTATGTCACAATCCACTTTGGAAATGTCTTCAGCTGAAATGGCTACTGGAGAACACAGGTCAACAAGAACAAGCCAATCGTCAATGGAAAGTACAGCTGTGGTCTCAACTGCAGAAGAAAATCTTTCCACACCATTCACAACTACAAATTCCACAAAGACAATGGAATCAGTGACGTCCTCCTCCACTACAGACATAACCTTCCAACCTCTTATTACAACAGAAAACAGAACTGCAACGCAAACCCAAAACACACCAATCCCCACCTCAATGGAGTCTCAACGGACTCAACATACGAGTCCAACCAACAATAGATTGTCAACATCAAGTATGTCACAATCAACTTTGGAAATATCTTCAACAGAGATGACAAGTGAAAACATTGGGTCCACAAGTACAAGGCAAACTTCAATGGAAATTACAGATATGGTCTCAACCCCAGAAAGTAGTGTGTCGACACCATTAACAACTACAAACTCTCCGACAACAACTGAATCATTGCCGACCCCCTCCACTACACATATAACATCCTACCCTGTTATTACAGGACAAGACATAACTGTAAATCAAACCCAAAGCACATCAATCCCTACCTCAATGGAGTCTCAAACATCTGAAGACACCAGTCCAACCACCAACAAATTGTCATCTTCAGGAATGTCACAATCCACTTCAGAGATGTCTTCAATTGAGATGTCTACTAAAGAACATGGTTCCACAAGCCATCCTTCAATGGATGGTACAGCTGTGGTCTCAACTGCAGAATATCATATTTCTACACCATTCACAACTACAAACTCCCCCAAGACAACTGAATCATTGAAGTCACCCTCCACTCCACATATAACATCCTACCCTGTTATTACAGGACAAGACGTAACTGTAAATCAAACCCAAAGCACAACCATCACAACCCCAATGGAGTCACAAACAACTGAGTACAACAGTCCAACCACCAACAACTTGTCAACATCGGGTATGTCACAATCCACTTTGGAAATGTCTTCAGCTGAAATGGCTACTGGAGAACACAGGTCAACAAGAACAAGCCAATCGTCAATGGAAAGTACAGCTGTGGTCTCAACTGCAGAAGAAAATCTTTCCACACCATTCACAACTACAAATTCCACAAAGACAATGGAATCAGTGACGTCCTCCTCCACTACAGACATAACCTTCCAACCTCTTATTACAACAGAAAACAGAACTGCAACGCAAACCCAAAACACACCAATCCCCACCTCAATGGAGTCTCAACGGACTCAACATACGAGTCCAACCAACAATAGATTGTCAACATCAAGTATGTCACAATCAACTTTGGAAATATCTTCAACAGAGATGACAAGTGAAAACATTGGGTCCACAAGTACAAGGCAAACTTCAATGGAAATTACAGATATGGTCTCAACCCCAGAAAGTAGTGTGTCGACACCATTCACAACTACAAACTCTCCGACAACAACTGAATCATTGCAGACCCCCTCCACTACACATATAACATCCTACCCTGTTTTTACAGGACAAGACATAACTGTAAATCAAACCCAAAGCACATCAATCCCTACCTCAATGGAGTCTCAAACATCTGAAGACACCAGTCCAACCACCAACAAATTGTCATCTTCAGGAATGTCACAATCCACTTCAGAGATGTCTTCAATTGAGATGTCTACTAAAGAACATGGTTCCACAAGCCATCCTTCAATGGATGGTAAAGCTGTGGTCTCAACTGCAGAATATCATATTTCTACACCATTCACAACTACAAACTCCCCCAAGACAACTGAATCATTGAAGTCACCCTCCACTCCACATATAACATCCTACCCTGTTATTACAGGACAAGACGTAACTGTAAATCAAACCCAAAGCACAACCATCACAACCCCAATGGAGTCACAAACAACTGAGTACAACAGTCCAACCACCAACAACTTGTCAACATCGGGTATGTCACAATCCACTTTGGAAATGTCTTCAGCTGAAATGGCTACTGGAGAACACAGGTCAACAAGAACAAGCCAATCGTCAATGGAAAGTACAGCTGTGGTCTCAACTGCAGAAGAAAATCTTTCCACACCATTCACAACTACAAATTCCACAAAGACAATGGAATCAGTGACGTCCTCCTCCACTACCGACATAACCTTCCAACCTCTTATTACAACAGAAAACAGAACTGCAACGCAAACCCAAAACACACCAATCCCCACCTCAATGGAGTCTCAACGGACTCAACATACGAGTCCAACCAACAATAGATTGTCAACATCAAGTATGTCACAATCAACTTTGGAAATATCTTCAACAGAGATGACAAGTGAAAACTTTGGGTCCACAAGTACAAGGCAAACTTCAATGGAAATTACAGATATGGTCTCAACCCCAGAAAGTAGTGTGTCGACACCATTAACAACTACAAACTCTCCGACAACAACTGAATCATTGCCGACCCCCTCCACTACACATATAACATCCTACCCTGTTATTACAGGACAAGACATAACTGTAAATCAAACCCAAAGCACATCAATCCCTACCTCAATGGAGTCTCAAACATCTGAAGACACCAGTCCAACCACCAACAAATTGTCATCTTCAGGAATGTCACAATCCACTTCGGAGATGTCTTCAATTGAGATGTCTACTAAAGAACATGGTTCCACAAGCCATCCTTCAATGGATGGTACAGCTGTGGTCACAACTGCAGAATTTCATATTTCTACACCATTCACAACTACAAACTCCCCCAAGACAACTGAATCATTGAAGTCACCCTCCACTCCACATATAACATCCTACCCTGTTATTACAGGACAAGACGTAACTGTAAATCAAACCCAAAGCACAACCATCACAACCCCAATGGAGTCACAAACAACTGAGTACAACAGTCCAACCACCAACAACTTGTCAACATCGGGTATGTCACAATCCACTTTGGAAATGTCTTCAGCTGAAATGGCTACTGGAGAACACAGGTCAACAAGAACAAGCCAATCGTCAATGGAAAGTACAGCTGTGGTCTCAACTGCAGAAGAAAATCTTTCCACACCATTCACAACTACAAATTCCACAAAGACAATGGAATCAGTGACGTCCTCCTCCACTACAGACATAACCTTCCAACCTCTTATTACAACAGAAAACAGAACTGCAACGCAAACCCAAAACACACCAATCCCCACCTCAATGGAGTCTCAAAGGACTCAACATACGAGTCCAACCAACAATAGATTGTCAACATCAAGTATGTCACAATCAACTTTGGAAATATCTTCAACAGAGATGACAAGTGAAAACATTGGGTCCACAAGTACAAGGCAAACTTCAATGGAAATTACAATATGGTCTCAACCCCAGAAAGTAGTGTGTCGACACCATTAA